A window from Primulina eburnea isolate SZY01 chromosome 2, ASM2296580v1, whole genome shotgun sequence encodes these proteins:
- the LOC140824203 gene encoding uncharacterized protein — translation MPSYAKFLKDILANKRKLEDHMTVKLTENCSALVQNQIPPKIKDPGSFSIPCMIVDVVFHKALCDLGASINLMPLSMFRKLGLGEPKPTRMSLQLEDRSVNARHGGGYGDALDFWETAPCDWQGPD, via the exons ATGccgagttatgctaaatttctgAAAGACATCTTAgctaataagaggaagttggaggatcacatgacggtaAAATTGACTGAGAATTGCTCTGCATTGGTACAAAACCAGATCCCACCAAAgataaaagatccagggagtttttctattccttgcatgattgttGATGTGGTTTTTCACAAAGctttgtgtgatcttggtgcaagtatcaATCTTATGCCGTTGTCTatgtttaggaaacttgggttggggGAACCTAAGCCAACGAGGATGTCTTTACAGCTGGaagacagatctgtcaa tgctcgacatggaggaggatatggAGATGCCCTTGATTTTTGGGAGACCGCtccttgcgactggcaaggccctgattga